A single Pseudodesulfovibrio aespoeensis Aspo-2 DNA region contains:
- a CDS encoding AsmA family protein, with protein sequence MIRRVGVFLFEVLVACVLAVTAGLFWASHYVDSEGFRLRLTALAEEMVGRPVTLNGEVDIALYPMPSLEISGLAVADDPEFGSAPLAEIDTLYVSVRLLPLFSGRVEIPSLLVHGMRAHVVRSKLGAINWAMLLDTERTRDFSSVDSAFGIETVFIDEVEVVEASVTYTDRKDGVQFALSGITLRTGGVHAGQRVPFVVSSSFSWDDGGIKSQLILKGMIQADEDWSGFTLKDASVSGTVGGRFLPRGASPGEMVARLVVDMDKGTVGLDGLRIRFLGMLAEGSLQSGDLGSAPGVTGRIEVQPFVPATVISRYYPNIPVAKVDGLRRAAFAASLAIDGKGVSLTDMTATLDDLTLRGHAGLKGFDAHRYEFDLHGDTLDLDRYLPLVMTDEPFVWADFHLPVFRAMRGKGSVQMNHLTLLGTRYSNAHLALDADAGPVQLEGAATDPSGLKLGGKARIVLGHDPATQHPTLALRGELEARSPASGFAAINATALRLTGQGVCSAQVETPVMVCPPAVRSIGILRAASAKGALRFGKGSGSFRHGDGKTRAFAFSQIEATLAAKPLAGGKGDNFGFTVTAGMKGRGVKPGETLSLTASGPFFTGADLPYAQSAGLAVAGQLSGPFYFGRHDVVSLNTALAFDTRSHTLALSGGVLNTLNTDIRGDIRVTDLDKRFKATGTLSITEANPSRIIRLLSDKTIATRDPNALQKASLSTRFTIQEDGFTLDDVNAELDGMKIKANVIGAAPLSDPMLSFAFTAGALDIDRYLPPPQTDEERRSGKTAKAPPVDLPLTFLRALRLSGKGWFEEFKLGKVKARPFSGQISADKGIIRVHEAKGTLHEGTLEGQISGQVGKDSLFTQLRLQVRQMQAGLLMVDLAGRDYVRGDTDVDIDLKSSGRTDDDILANLNGTARVLIRDGSFKFTGYDAKPTTTSDRRAGQVVDDPRTRRTVFSRAINEFVVDKGVFTITDFRIEAPPALQSHGSGNFSLPDNTINLAVRNDFVAVPSLTIEIVGKLSDPEVRVPKGKILNDTVRNILSLPEKSFNFLRDLFR encoded by the coding sequence ATGATCAGGCGTGTCGGCGTGTTCCTGTTCGAAGTCCTGGTGGCATGCGTGCTCGCCGTCACGGCAGGGTTGTTCTGGGCGTCCCATTATGTGGATTCCGAGGGATTCAGGCTCCGGCTCACTGCCTTGGCGGAAGAGATGGTCGGTAGGCCCGTGACTTTGAACGGCGAGGTGGATATCGCCCTGTATCCCATGCCGTCCCTTGAGATTTCCGGTCTGGCCGTGGCCGACGACCCCGAGTTCGGGAGCGCGCCGCTGGCTGAGATCGACACTCTTTACGTGAGTGTCAGGCTGTTGCCGCTCTTTTCGGGGCGGGTCGAGATCCCCTCTCTGCTCGTGCACGGGATGCGGGCGCATGTCGTGCGCTCCAAGCTGGGTGCGATCAACTGGGCGATGCTCCTGGATACGGAGCGGACGCGGGATTTCAGTTCCGTTGACAGCGCGTTCGGGATCGAGACGGTGTTCATCGACGAGGTGGAAGTGGTCGAGGCGTCGGTCACCTACACTGACAGGAAGGACGGGGTGCAATTTGCCCTGAGCGGCATCACCCTGCGGACCGGCGGCGTGCATGCCGGACAGCGTGTGCCGTTTGTGGTCAGCAGTTCCTTTTCCTGGGATGACGGCGGGATCAAGTCCCAGCTTATCCTCAAGGGCATGATCCAGGCGGATGAGGACTGGTCCGGCTTCACTCTTAAGGACGCCAGCGTGTCTGGTACCGTGGGTGGCCGCTTTTTGCCGCGTGGCGCATCGCCGGGAGAGATGGTTGCCCGGCTGGTGGTGGATATGGATAAGGGAACGGTCGGCCTAGACGGGCTGCGCATACGTTTTCTGGGCATGTTGGCCGAGGGATCGCTCCAGAGCGGCGACCTGGGCAGCGCGCCCGGCGTCACGGGGCGCATCGAGGTGCAGCCGTTCGTTCCGGCCACCGTCATCAGCCGGTATTATCCGAATATCCCGGTCGCCAAGGTGGACGGGCTGCGCCGCGCCGCGTTCGCCGCGTCCCTGGCCATCGACGGCAAGGGCGTCAGCCTCACCGACATGACCGCGACCCTGGACGATCTCACCCTGCGCGGCCATGCGGGGCTGAAGGGGTTTGACGCGCACCGGTACGAGTTCGACCTGCACGGCGATACCCTGGATCTCGACCGCTACCTGCCGCTTGTCATGACGGACGAGCCTTTTGTCTGGGCCGATTTCCACCTCCCCGTTTTCCGGGCGATGCGGGGCAAGGGGAGTGTTCAGATGAACCATCTGACGCTTCTTGGAACCCGGTACTCCAACGCCCACCTCGCCCTGGATGCGGATGCCGGGCCTGTCCAACTCGAAGGGGCGGCCACGGACCCAAGCGGCCTCAAGCTCGGCGGCAAGGCCCGGATCGTTCTCGGCCATGACCCTGCCACGCAGCACCCGACCTTGGCTCTGCGCGGCGAGTTGGAAGCCCGGTCGCCCGCTTCGGGTTTTGCGGCGATCAATGCCACTGCGCTTCGCCTGACGGGTCAGGGAGTGTGCTCGGCCCAGGTGGAGACCCCGGTCATGGTCTGCCCGCCCGCTGTCCGCTCCATTGGCATCCTGCGGGCTGCCTCGGCCAAAGGCGCGCTTCGTTTCGGCAAGGGGAGCGGGAGCTTCAGGCATGGCGACGGGAAGACCCGCGCCTTTGCTTTTTCGCAGATCGAAGCGACCCTGGCCGCCAAACCTCTGGCTGGCGGCAAGGGGGACAATTTCGGTTTCACAGTGACAGCCGGGATGAAAGGCCGGGGCGTCAAGCCCGGCGAGACCCTCTCGCTGACTGCTTCTGGGCCGTTTTTCACCGGAGCGGATTTGCCCTATGCGCAATCCGCCGGTCTGGCCGTGGCCGGGCAGCTCTCCGGGCCGTTCTATTTTGGCCGTCACGACGTTGTTTCGCTGAACACCGCCCTTGCCTTTGACACCCGGTCGCATACCCTGGCCCTGTCCGGCGGCGTCCTGAACACGCTGAATACGGACATCCGGGGCGACATCCGCGTCACGGACCTGGACAAGCGGTTCAAGGCGACCGGGACCCTGTCCATCACTGAGGCGAATCCGAGCCGGATCATCCGTCTGCTCAGCGACAAGACCATCGCCACCAGAGATCCCAACGCCCTTCAAAAGGCCAGTCTTTCGACCAGGTTCACCATTCAGGAGGACGGCTTCACTCTGGACGACGTGAACGCCGAACTCGACGGCATGAAGATCAAGGCCAATGTCATCGGAGCCGCTCCCCTGAGCGATCCCATGCTCTCCTTTGCCTTCACCGCTGGCGCGCTGGACATCGACCGGTATTTGCCCCCGCCGCAGACCGATGAGGAGCGGCGGTCCGGGAAGACGGCCAAGGCTCCGCCCGTGGACCTGCCCCTGACCTTTCTGCGCGCCCTGCGCTTAAGCGGCAAGGGGTGGTTCGAGGAGTTCAAGCTCGGCAAGGTCAAGGCGCGCCCGTTTTCGGGTCAGATTTCGGCGGACAAGGGGATTATCCGTGTCCACGAAGCCAAAGGCACTCTCCATGAGGGCACCCTTGAGGGCCAGATTTCCGGGCAGGTGGGCAAGGATTCGCTTTTCACGCAACTTCGGCTTCAGGTCCGGCAGATGCAGGCCGGGCTGCTGATGGTGGACTTGGCGGGCAGGGATTATGTGCGCGGGGACACGGACGTGGACATCGACCTCAAGAGTTCGGGGCGGACCGACGACGACATCCTGGCCAATCTCAACGGGACCGCACGGGTGCTGATTCGTGACGGGTCGTTCAAGTTCACCGGGTACGACGCCAAGCCGACGACCACGAGCGATCGCCGCGCGGGGCAGGTGGTTGACGATCCGAGGACGCGGAGGACGGTCTTCAGCAGGGCAATCAACGAGTTTGTCGTGGACAAGGGGGTCTTCACCATCACCGATTTCAGGATCGAGGCGCCTCCAGCCCTTCAGAGCCATGGGTCGGGCAATTTCAGCCTGCCTGACAACACCATCAATCTGGCGGTACGCAACGATTTCGTGGCCGTGCCGAGCTTGACCATAGAGATCGTGGGTAAGCTCTCGGACCCGGAGGTCAGGGTTCCCAAGGGCAAGATCCTCAACGACACGGTCCGGAATATCCTGAGCCTGCCGGAAAAATCCTTCAACTTCCTGCGCGATCTCTTTCGATGA